Sequence from the Streptomyces mobaraensis NBRC 13819 = DSM 40847 genome:
GGTACACCCCCATGTAGGCGTAGATCACCACGTGCCAGTCGGCGTCCGGCAGCAGCTCCGCGCAGAGCCGGCGCAGCGCGGCGACCGCCTCGCGGTCCTGCTCGCGGTTGGTCTGCTGGGCGTAGCTGACGGAGAGGTCGCGGATGCCCAGCCGGTGGAAGAACACCGCCTCCAGGACGCTGACCGCCACCAGCATGCTCGGCGGACACAACTGCCCCAGCAGACAGCCGCCGAACGTCTCGATGTGCGGACTGGCCCCCCACTCGCGGAGCTGCGCGAACAGCGAGCTGCCGCGCTCCCAGTTGCGCATCGACTCGTCGAGCGGGGTACGGCCGTAGGGCAGGCAGTACGAGACCGGGCCGCCCTCGGTGGCGCTGAGCCCGGCCCGCGTCAGCGCGACGAAGATGTCGAACGGCGCCGCCGAGCCGTGCCGGACCTGCACCGGGAAGTCGTCGCCGTGCAGCCCGCGCAGGACCGCCCGGGTCGTCTCCACCGGGTAGCTGACGATGGGGAAGCCGTTGAGGGCCGACCCCTCGCGCAGCGCCGTCTCGATCGCGGCGAGGTCCCCGACCCGGGTGTAGCTGTCCAGGGTGAGGGTGCCGACGGTGGTGGCGTCCGCGCGCCGGGTGGCGTGCAGGCCCGCGCGCATGGCGGCCGGGTCGCCGAATCCCATGCGCGGCTGCACCACCAGGCGCCCGGCCCGGTGCGCCCGGCGGACGAACGCGCCGAAGTCGCCTACGGGGCGCGGCGCGGGCATGTCACCGGGGACGGGGACGGGAGCGGTCCCCGGCACGGGAGCCGTATCCGATCCGGGAGCGGTTCCCGCTACGGGGACGGCGTCCGGCCGCGCGGGCCCCGCCGGTACGCGGGCGGAGGCGGCGTCCGCCCGCCCGGACCCTCCGGGCACCGGCGGGACGGCGTCCGGCCGCCCGTGCCGCGGGTCGCCCTCGGGCGCCTCGCCGAAGCGTCCGTTCACGACAGCGCGGCCCGTCGCGGTATGCCGCCGATGAAGCGCCGGAACGAGGCGATCTCCTGCGCGCCGTCCTCGAAGACGCTGTCGAAACCCGCCTCCATCAGCTCCGCCACATGGTCGGTGCCCTCGCCGCCGGTGATGCCCAGCTTGCCGCCGATGACCGCGGGCAGCTCCGCCAGTCCCGGCTCGGCGCGCAGCTTCCTGATGACCCGCACCCCGTCCTGGTGGCCGTGCCCGTTGACGCTGCTCACCACGAGCAGCGCCGGGGTGCGCTCCCGGCACTCGCGCACCAGGAGTTCGTCCGGGACGCACGGTCCCAGGTTCACCACGTCGTACCCCAGCTCCTCGATCAGCAACTGGAGGAACACCAGGTTCCAGGTGTGCGAGTCGGAGGCGAGGCCGCTGACCAGGACCGTCGGCCGGCGCCCGGCCGGTTCGCGGCCTACGCGCACCGGCAGGATGCCCGCCGGCGCCGGTACCGCCGGTGCCCCCCTTGTCACGGACGCCCCGGGCCCGGCCGGGTCGCGCGGCGGCGGGGTCATGCCGCCCCTCCGCCGCCCGGTACCGCGTCCACGGCGCCCTCCGGAACCGGCGCCAGCGGGGTGCGGCGGTGCTCCAGCCGGGACGCCGAGACGACCTCGCCGCCGCGCACCAGCACCTCGGCGGGGGCCGGCCGGCCCAGGAACATCAGCAGGCTCGCCGTCGGGCCGTACGCCCCGGCGTTGGGGATCGCCAGCACGTCCCCGACCTCCACCCGGGGCAGCTCGACCCGGCGGCCGAGGACGTCGCCGGGCGTGCACAGCGGGCCGACCAGGCTGGCGCTCAGCCCCTCGCCGTGCGCGAGTTCCGCGGCCTGCCCGGCGTCCGCCGGCTGCACGGCCACCGGCAGCAGCCGGCCCAGGCCCGACATCCCGCCGAAGGTGTTGATCCCGGCGTCCAGGATGACGAACGTCCGGCCCCGGCTCTCCTTGATGTTGACCACTCGGGTCAGCAGGACGCCGCTGTCGCCCACCAGGTAGCGGCCCGACTCGCAGGCCAGGTGCGGGGTGCCCCGCCGCCAGTCCGGGAACAGCTCGTCGAGCGCGTCCTCCAGCCGCTCGCGCAGCTTCTCGTACACCGGGCGCTCGCCCGGCACCGCGTAGGGCGCGGCGAAACCGCCGCCGATGTCCAGGAACCGCAGCGGCAGCCCGTGTTCCCGCCCCAGCTCGGCGGCCAGGGCGAGGGTGTGCCGGAACTCCCCGACGAGGCTGTCCTCGTCCTTGGCGTTGCTCAACGGGAAGAAGTGCGCCCCCACCACCTCCGTGCCGGGCACCGCGCGCAGCTTCGGCAGGACCTCGCCCAGCGTCTCCGCGTCGACGCCGAACTGCGAGGGCGTCCCCGTCATCCGGATGCTGGTGGTGGCGCTCGCCGAGGCGCTGTTGATCCGCACCAGGCACTCGGCCACCACACCCTGCGCCCGGGCGGCGGCGCCCACGTGCTCCAGGTCCGTCAGGGACTCCACGGAGAACAGCCGCACCCCGGCGGCCAGCGCCGCGGCCAGCTCGCCGGCGGTCTTCCCCGGCCCGGTGTACAGGCACTCCGCCGGGTCGAAGCCCGCCTCCAGGGCGGCGGCCAGCTCGCCCGTCGAGCTGATCTCGGCCCGGCACACCCGGTCGCCGCCGGTCGCCAGGGCCCGCAGCACCTCCGGGTGCGGGTTCGCCTTGAC
This genomic interval carries:
- a CDS encoding cobalamin B12-binding domain-containing protein, whose amino-acid sequence is MTPPPRDPAGPGASVTRGAPAVPAPAGILPVRVGREPAGRRPTVLVSGLASDSHTWNLVFLQLLIEELGYDVVNLGPCVPDELLVRECRERTPALLVVSSVNGHGHQDGVRVIRKLRAEPGLAELPAVIGGKLGITGGEGTDHVAELMEAGFDSVFEDGAQEIASFRRFIGGIPRRAALS
- a CDS encoding decarboxylase, with product MSRYDELAERYGTPLYVYDLDRVEAARADLLDALPEPFSLFSAVKANPHPEVLRALATGGDRVCRAEISSTGELAAALEAGFDPAECLYTGPGKTAGELAAALAAGVRLFSVESLTDLEHVGAAARAQGVVAECLVRINSASASATTSIRMTGTPSQFGVDAETLGEVLPKLRAVPGTEVVGAHFFPLSNAKDEDSLVGEFRHTLALAAELGREHGLPLRFLDIGGGFAAPYAVPGERPVYEKLRERLEDALDELFPDWRRGTPHLACESGRYLVGDSGVLLTRVVNIKESRGRTFVILDAGINTFGGMSGLGRLLPVAVQPADAGQAAELAHGEGLSASLVGPLCTPGDVLGRRVELPRVEVGDVLAIPNAGAYGPTASLLMFLGRPAPAEVLVRGGEVVSASRLEHRRTPLAPVPEGAVDAVPGGGGAA
- a CDS encoding methylaspartate mutase, with the translated sequence MPAPRPVGDFGAFVRRAHRAGRLVVQPRMGFGDPAAMRAGLHATRRADATTVGTLTLDSYTRVGDLAAIETALREGSALNGFPIVSYPVETTRAVLRGLHGDDFPVQVRHGSAAPFDIFVALTRAGLSATEGGPVSYCLPYGRTPLDESMRNWERGSSLFAQLREWGASPHIETFGGCLLGQLCPPSMLVAVSVLEAVFFHRLGIRDLSVSYAQQTNREQDREAVAALRRLCAELLPDADWHVVIYAYMGVYPYTPEGCYRLLGEAAELAVGTGSERLIVKTVAESRRIPTVAENVAALEHAARVARTAPGPPAGDPDPGDSQTYAEARTLVDAVLNSHPDVGHALLVAFKRGYLDVPYCVHPDNAGRSRSYIDDRGWLRWADTGSLPIAGLVDGRRSRPVTSSDLLEALSYVQRSYDAPFWPDEPRPVAAEPAGPLEDGRPAP